The following are encoded in a window of Myxococcota bacterium genomic DNA:
- a CDS encoding MBL fold metallo-hydrolase has protein sequence MAKRTGGGRAAWLVLALSMALPSWAQDATVEIRTLPVADGVHMLIGRGGNIGVSTGADGVLLVDDQFAPLTPKIRAAVEALGGGAPRFLLNTHWHFDHTGGNQNFAGMGATILAHDNVRARMSQLQRIRGREIPASPPDALPVVTFGHDVTLHWNGDEIHALHLSAAHTDGDAVVHFRRANVIHTGDLFFAGGFPFIDLESGGSIDGLIAGLEAVLALTNPRTSIIPGHGPLSKAADLKEYAAMLQDAKNRVEAAYNKMQDVEAAVAASPLAELAPRWGQGFVDAEAFTRTVATDLARRR, from the coding sequence ATGGCAAAGCGCACAGGCGGGGGGCGAGCAGCGTGGCTCGTGCTCGCTCTGTCCATGGCCCTGCCGAGTTGGGCGCAGGATGCCACCGTCGAGATCCGGACCCTCCCCGTCGCGGATGGCGTTCACATGCTGATCGGCCGCGGCGGCAACATCGGCGTGTCGACCGGGGCGGACGGGGTGCTGTTGGTCGACGATCAGTTCGCGCCGCTCACTCCGAAGATCCGGGCGGCGGTGGAAGCGCTCGGCGGAGGCGCTCCGCGTTTTCTGCTCAACACCCATTGGCACTTCGACCACACCGGCGGCAATCAGAACTTCGCAGGGATGGGCGCCACGATCCTCGCCCACGACAACGTCCGTGCGCGCATGAGTCAGCTCCAGCGGATCCGGGGCCGCGAGATCCCGGCTTCACCGCCGGACGCGTTGCCCGTCGTCACCTTCGGGCACGATGTGACGCTGCACTGGAATGGGGACGAGATTCACGCGCTGCACCTGTCCGCCGCCCACACCGACGGAGACGCCGTGGTGCACTTCCGACGCGCGAACGTGATCCACACGGGCGACCTCTTCTTTGCGGGCGGGTTCCCCTTCATCGACCTCGAGAGCGGCGGATCGATCGATGGCCTGATTGCCGGTCTCGAAGCTGTCCTCGCCCTGACCAACCCCAGGACATCGATCATTCCCGGGCACGGACCCCTCTCGAAAGCGGCCGATCTGAAGGAGTACGCAGCCATGCTCCAGGACGCGAAGAATCGCGTAGAGGCGGCCTACAACAAGATGCAGGACGTCGAAGCCGCAGTGGCGGCATCGCCTCTGGCCGAGCTCGCTCCACGCTGGGGGCAGGGCTTCGTCGACGCCGAGGCGTTCACGCGCACGGTCGCGACCGATCTCGCGAGACGGCGGTGA
- a CDS encoding HAD family hydrolase produces MTIRAIVFDLFDTLVDLRWERLPVVEHDGKRIPGSSQVLYERVAREQDLPMDAFMEAMRANAQGFARSHYAQDKEVPTPLRFRALLRELEIEAAGLADELTELHMGVLQSAVENLPHHPAVLDRLAEHVSLAVCSNFSHSPTALSVLENAGLRDRFSPGSIIVSDAFGLRKPRAEIFEAALDPLGVAPEETLHVGDSLRADVGGASPLGIRTVWITRRISDHDKALREHEGPEPDFVIQDLDELPTLVRSLAGAS; encoded by the coding sequence TTGACCATACGCGCCATCGTCTTCGATCTCTTCGACACCCTGGTCGATCTGCGCTGGGAACGGCTTCCCGTCGTCGAGCACGACGGCAAGCGCATCCCGGGCTCGTCCCAGGTGCTCTACGAGCGAGTGGCGCGAGAACAAGACCTGCCGATGGACGCGTTCATGGAGGCGATGCGCGCGAACGCCCAGGGGTTCGCGCGGTCCCACTATGCGCAGGACAAGGAAGTACCGACCCCACTCCGCTTCCGGGCACTTCTCCGGGAGCTCGAGATCGAGGCGGCCGGCCTGGCCGACGAACTGACCGAACTCCACATGGGGGTCTTGCAGAGCGCCGTCGAGAACCTCCCGCACCACCCGGCCGTGCTGGATCGGCTTGCAGAACACGTCTCCCTCGCGGTGTGCTCGAACTTCAGTCATTCGCCGACGGCACTGTCGGTGCTCGAAAACGCCGGCCTGCGGGACCGCTTTTCCCCGGGATCGATCATCGTGTCCGACGCTTTCGGCCTGCGAAAACCGCGAGCGGAGATCTTCGAAGCCGCGCTCGACCCACTCGGTGTTGCGCCCGAAGAAACTCTGCACGTCGGCGACAGTTTGCGCGCCGACGTCGGGGGAGCGAGCCCGCTGGGGATCCGAACGGTGTGGATCACGCGACGGATCTCCGATCACGACAAGGCACTCCGGGAACACGAGGGGCCCGAGCCCGACTTCGTGATCCAGGACCTCGACGAGCTTCCCACTCTGGTCCGGTCGCTCGCGGGCGCGTCCTAG
- a CDS encoding SMP-30/gluconolactonase/LRE family protein, which yields MSESLEARVDGLTFAEGPRWYDGALWFSDMHDHCVRRLDATGTCSVVLTLDDEPSGLGWLPDGTLLVVSMTARQILRWDGNRLSVHADLSAFGAQPCNDMVTDAAGRSYVGNFGFDLHKGEKPRTTHLTLVTPDGESRVVADELAFPNGAVITPDGNTLIVGESFGARLTAFTIADDGSLTDRRVWASLEGAVPDGIGLDAEGAVWVASPVSHEVLRVHEGGEVSERIPTGDQAIACALGGDDRRTLFVCISPTIDPEACQRDRAARIVSKRVAVPGAGFP from the coding sequence ATGAGCGAATCACTCGAAGCGCGCGTCGATGGCCTGACTTTCGCCGAGGGGCCGCGCTGGTACGACGGCGCACTCTGGTTCTCGGACATGCACGACCATTGCGTGCGCCGGCTCGACGCGACCGGCACGTGTTCCGTGGTGCTCACGCTCGATGACGAGCCGTCGGGGCTGGGCTGGCTCCCCGACGGCACCCTGCTCGTCGTTTCGATGACGGCCCGCCAGATCCTGCGCTGGGACGGGAACCGCTTGTCGGTGCATGCGGACTTGTCGGCGTTCGGCGCGCAACCCTGCAACGACATGGTGACGGACGCGGCCGGGCGCTCCTACGTCGGGAACTTCGGGTTCGATCTCCACAAAGGTGAGAAGCCCCGCACGACCCACCTGACCCTCGTGACGCCGGACGGAGAGAGTCGCGTCGTCGCCGACGAACTCGCGTTTCCGAACGGTGCAGTGATCACTCCCGATGGGAACACCCTGATCGTCGGAGAGTCGTTCGGCGCCCGGCTCACCGCCTTCACGATCGCGGACGATGGCTCCCTCACCGACCGACGCGTGTGGGCGAGCCTAGAAGGGGCGGTTCCCGATGGCATCGGGCTCGATGCGGAGGGTGCGGTGTGGGTGGCTTCGCCGGTGAGCCACGAGGTGCTGCGGGTCCACGAGGGCGGCGAAGTCAGCGAGCGCATTCCCACCGGAGACCAGGCCATCGCCTGCGCACTCGGCGGTGACGACCGTCGCACCCTGTTCGTCTGCATCTCGCCGACCATCGACCCGGAGGCGTGTCAGCGGGATCGTGCCGCGCGCATCGTGTCCAAGCGCGTCGCGGTCCCCGGCGCAGGGTTTCCCTAG
- a CDS encoding GNAT family N-acetyltransferase gives MQAGYRLRSAKEEELALLPALEKRAGTRFEGQGLSAEVLASTTSADDLRTGWKRGLLCVAADAQDHPVGFALLTEEAWGAHLEEIDVDPEHGGRGVGTALLDAACQIAKHRGYDHLTLTTFSDIPWNAPFYASRGFRVLATGERTAALDAHMEEEAASGLDPGRRVAMRRRVGWRKDALAWFAGFWLLAMVGLSMMASRRARALIEAVGLLPGRDKTAHFLLMGGLAFVAVLALTGRRIGSVQFTPTGALTLVVGVVIVEETVQQWIPLRSFSLVDLAYSLAGVACFGALGIAWQAFRTRSRDFEPER, from the coding sequence ATGCAGGCCGGCTACCGGCTGCGCTCGGCGAAGGAAGAGGAGTTGGCGCTGCTGCCGGCTCTCGAGAAGCGGGCAGGCACCCGTTTCGAAGGGCAGGGGCTGTCGGCCGAAGTCCTGGCGTCGACGACGTCCGCGGACGACTTGCGTACGGGTTGGAAACGGGGGCTGCTTTGCGTCGCCGCGGACGCCCAGGACCACCCGGTCGGGTTCGCCCTCCTGACCGAAGAAGCGTGGGGCGCGCACCTCGAGGAGATCGACGTCGACCCCGAACACGGCGGGCGCGGGGTTGGCACCGCGCTGCTCGACGCCGCGTGCCAGATCGCGAAGCATCGCGGCTACGACCACCTCACGCTGACCACCTTCTCCGACATTCCCTGGAATGCACCGTTCTACGCGAGCCGAGGGTTCCGGGTGCTCGCGACGGGCGAGCGCACTGCCGCGCTCGATGCGCACATGGAAGAGGAGGCGGCGAGCGGTCTCGATCCCGGTCGCCGGGTCGCCATGCGGCGTCGGGTCGGCTGGCGCAAGGACGCGCTGGCCTGGTTCGCGGGGTTCTGGCTGCTGGCGATGGTGGGACTCAGCATGATGGCGAGCCGCCGCGCCCGTGCGCTGATCGAGGCGGTGGGTCTCCTGCCCGGGCGGGACAAGACGGCGCACTTCCTGTTGATGGGCGGCCTGGCGTTCGTGGCGGTGTTGGCGCTCACGGGTCGTCGCATCGGAAGCGTCCAGTTCACGCCCACCGGCGCGCTCACCCTCGTCGTCGGGGTGGTGATCGTGGAGGAGACGGTGCAGCAGTGGATCCCGCTGCGCAGCTTCTCGCTCGTCGATCTCGCCTACAGCCTGGCGGGCGTCGCCTGCTTCGGCGCGCTCGGAATCGCCTGGCAGGCGTTCCGCACGCGCTCACGCGACTTCGAGCCGGAGCGCTAG
- a CDS encoding DUF4156 domain-containing protein, translating into MRVPLSKLTTGLAITMLLGTAACTWVPLTDGGGGVRLAQTADVSECTQLGATHAKTSDRVWIFARSLETVDDELEALARNEAAEMGATAIVPQGPSAGGRRSFDVYRCDG; encoded by the coding sequence TTGCGCGTACCGCTCTCGAAGCTCACCACCGGACTCGCCATCACCATGCTCCTCGGCACGGCCGCGTGCACCTGGGTGCCCTTGACCGACGGCGGCGGCGGTGTGCGGTTGGCCCAGACCGCGGACGTGTCCGAATGCACGCAGCTCGGTGCGACCCACGCGAAGACCAGCGACCGCGTCTGGATCTTCGCACGCAGCCTCGAAACCGTGGACGACGAACTCGAAGCGCTTGCGCGCAACGAGGCGGCCGAGATGGGTGCCACCGCCATCGTGCCCCAGGGCCCGTCGGCTGGGGGGCGACGCTCGTTCGACGTCTACCGCTGCGACGGCTGA
- a CDS encoding polysaccharide pyruvyl transferase family protein — protein sequence MTGFALRSALGRPLAPSARLERGSAFDRRTRFRDVSRVRPTGALRGPAVLQFYSAVPNIGNFTAALGVQHLLGQTLEVWNAHQRPIDWEWIHRRYRAVIVGGAGLLHPAFEPFWQELDRACRLPLILWGIGGCWPDAGAASPRCPSAVSVGTRAALVHVRDERSAEFHAWCHAEIGDCPTVPFVQHSVQRAPSDRTLLAVHPELLSADEQHKLLRLVSREQRPWSTDHTETRWWGLRDLLGRRYARAGRVVTTRLHGAIIAASLGIPWIALARDEKLRAFAARSRTGVCVDDWDALGGALDQAPVQARRIDAAPLVAFAERARDALHHWGAWGEAS from the coding sequence ATGACGGGATTCGCCCTCCGCTCCGCGCTCGGACGGCCCTTGGCGCCGAGCGCCCGGCTCGAGCGGGGTTCGGCCTTCGATCGCCGCACCCGCTTCCGGGACGTGTCGCGGGTGCGCCCCACCGGCGCGCTGCGCGGCCCCGCCGTGCTGCAGTTCTATTCGGCCGTTCCGAACATCGGGAACTTCACGGCTGCGCTCGGAGTGCAGCACCTGCTCGGCCAGACCCTCGAGGTCTGGAACGCCCATCAGCGGCCCATCGATTGGGAATGGATCCACCGGCGCTACCGCGCCGTGATCGTGGGAGGCGCCGGGCTCCTCCACCCGGCCTTCGAACCCTTCTGGCAGGAGCTCGACCGCGCGTGCCGCTTGCCGCTGATCCTTTGGGGCATCGGAGGTTGTTGGCCCGATGCTGGCGCCGCATCTCCTCGCTGTCCCTCGGCGGTGAGCGTCGGTACACGCGCCGCGCTGGTGCACGTGCGCGACGAACGCAGCGCCGAGTTCCACGCCTGGTGTCATGCCGAAATCGGCGACTGTCCGACGGTGCCGTTCGTCCAACATTCGGTGCAGCGCGCCCCCTCGGATCGCACGCTCCTGGCCGTGCACCCCGAGCTGCTGAGCGCCGACGAGCAACACAAGCTGTTGCGATTGGTGAGTCGCGAGCAGCGTCCCTGGTCGACGGACCACACCGAGACGCGCTGGTGGGGACTGCGCGACCTGCTAGGTCGGCGCTACGCCCGCGCGGGACGCGTCGTCACCACGCGGCTGCACGGCGCGATCATCGCGGCGAGCCTCGGCATCCCGTGGATCGCGTTGGCACGCGACGAGAAGCTGCGGGCCTTCGCGGCGCGCAGTCGCACGGGCGTCTGCGTCGATGACTGGGATGCGCTGGGGGGTGCCCTCGACCAGGCACCGGTTCAGGCGCGGCGCATCGATGCGGCCCCACTCGTCGCCTTCGCGGAGCGCGCGCGCGACGCATTGCACCATTGGGGCGCCTGGGGCGAGGCGAGCTAG
- a CDS encoding sulfotransferase encodes MKGVVHTGSPAPIFVVGCGRSGTHWLAETLDAHPELHSWGENPSVFGDVTQLALDPRRENDLLPRLLRRYRDAVRRFAPLRLVDKCHPNLWLVDRLRFAFPDARFVAIRRDPYATVSSMLEHPGVRRWCEQWQRYPLPNRFLGVRRETAATYARAPIAERLALRWRAHAERIAHWEHQDPARFFAIDYEALHEPGVAVLADLSQFLELESPLRPRPARRESLHQWRARLGDQERDAIARVAHGAAAAGQ; translated from the coding sequence GTGAAGGGAGTCGTTCACACCGGAAGTCCCGCACCGATCTTCGTGGTCGGCTGCGGTCGCTCGGGCACCCACTGGCTCGCCGAGACCCTGGACGCCCACCCGGAGCTCCACAGCTGGGGTGAAAATCCATCGGTCTTCGGGGACGTGACCCAGCTCGCGCTCGACCCGCGTCGCGAGAACGATCTGCTCCCGCGGCTCCTGCGCCGCTACCGAGACGCGGTTCGGCGCTTTGCGCCGCTGCGACTGGTCGACAAATGCCACCCGAACCTCTGGCTCGTCGATCGGCTGCGCTTCGCCTTCCCCGACGCCCGCTTCGTGGCGATCCGCCGGGACCCCTACGCCACGGTTTCCAGCATGCTCGAGCACCCCGGCGTGCGGCGCTGGTGCGAGCAGTGGCAGCGCTACCCGCTCCCCAACCGGTTCCTCGGGGTGCGGCGCGAGACGGCCGCGACCTACGCGCGGGCTCCGATCGCGGAACGGCTTGCCCTGCGCTGGCGCGCTCACGCCGAGCGCATCGCCCACTGGGAGCACCAGGATCCCGCGCGCTTCTTCGCCATCGACTACGAGGCGCTGCACGAACCGGGAGTTGCGGTTCTCGCCGACCTCTCCCAATTTTTGGAGTTGGAATCCCCCCTGCGGCCGAGACCGGCCCGAAGGGAATCGCTGCACCAATGGCGCGCGAGGCTCGGGGATCAAGAACGCGACGCGATCGCACGCGTGGCGCACGGCGCGGCCGCCGCAGGTCAATGA
- a CDS encoding class I SAM-dependent methyltransferase — protein sequence MRALPLRMSLSIDRLRNRLRPGVHQRSHVTGWHRYPVLFREVRRVAEQERLERPHILSFGCSSGEECASLSEQFPGARVVGTDISPRMRARAQRIADENPAVVIVPSRDDLVAAFGPYDIVFALSVLCRHQETRHVDNCARVYPFERFETAAARLANWVAPGGLLVLYNTTFRFQDTLASEDFVDVTPPAIAASGTIAQFDREHRRLDQPDRACIFRKRETHG from the coding sequence GTGAGAGCACTCCCGCTTCGCATGAGCCTGTCGATCGACCGGCTGCGCAATCGCCTGCGGCCCGGCGTCCACCAACGCTCCCATGTGACGGGTTGGCATCGCTACCCGGTGCTGTTCCGCGAAGTGCGCCGCGTCGCAGAGCAGGAACGCCTGGAGCGCCCGCACATCCTCTCGTTCGGATGCTCCTCGGGAGAAGAGTGCGCGTCACTCTCCGAGCAGTTCCCCGGAGCGCGCGTCGTCGGGACGGACATCAGCCCGCGGATGCGCGCGCGCGCCCAGCGCATCGCCGACGAGAACCCGGCCGTCGTAATCGTTCCGAGCCGCGACGACCTGGTCGCGGCGTTCGGTCCCTACGACATCGTCTTCGCGTTGTCGGTCCTGTGCCGGCATCAAGAGACGCGCCACGTCGACAACTGTGCGCGGGTCTATCCGTTCGAGCGCTTCGAGACAGCGGCAGCGCGACTGGCGAACTGGGTGGCGCCCGGGGGCCTGCTCGTGCTCTACAACACGACTTTCCGCTTCCAGGACACGCTCGCGTCGGAAGACTTCGTCGACGTCACGCCGCCTGCGATCGCGGCGAGCGGCACGATCGCGCAGTTCGATCGGGAGCACCGGCGACTCGATCAGCCCGACCGCGCGTGCATCTTCCGCAAGCGCGAGACCCACGGCTAG
- a CDS encoding lipopolysaccharide biosynthesis protein, with amino-acid sequence MAPRSEPPASTLLPTPRATELASTASRGSAWVLAAQGVRGVAQVGCVIALARWVEPAEFGRFAMALVCVGALGLFAQSGLAWKTLERDALCEREASHLFWINALSGLGLGVALLALGPTLARFFGEPALGDALAALSLGFPLQGVAVQPLALLRRGGRFGRASAVETGAALAGFAVAIGTALAGFGLWALVAGHVTTAATTACGAFAANPWRPSRPAFDIAPVNALRFGAELTGASFVNFLARNLDDVLIGRVFGAASLGFYGRAYALLLLPLSQLVAPLAQVAIPTLARLRDDPERFERVYLRFVQAIAYLCMPGCALLVVCAEDVVALALGPGWEATAPLLRWLALAGFWQPIASTASWLHLAYGRSSRLLGWSVRGGSLVIASIVLGLPFGPRGIAASYAIAVWALVGPQLRAAIADTPVGAERLRSVVLRPALLALAVALAAAVARQAVPLPPSVATAAAGAAAALVTGVVLVWAWPAGRRDAASLWASAQLLRRTS; translated from the coding sequence ATGGCGCCGCGATCCGAGCCGCCGGCCAGCACGCTGCTGCCGACCCCTCGCGCCACCGAGTTGGCTTCCACCGCCTCGCGCGGCAGTGCCTGGGTGCTCGCTGCCCAGGGTGTGCGGGGCGTGGCACAGGTCGGATGCGTCATCGCACTCGCGCGCTGGGTCGAACCCGCGGAGTTCGGACGTTTCGCGATGGCTCTCGTCTGCGTGGGCGCGCTCGGGCTGTTCGCCCAGTCGGGCCTCGCATGGAAGACGCTGGAACGCGACGCCCTGTGCGAACGCGAAGCCTCCCATCTGTTCTGGATCAACGCCCTCTCCGGCCTCGGGCTCGGCGTCGCGTTGCTCGCGCTCGGTCCCACGCTCGCGCGCTTCTTCGGTGAGCCCGCGCTGGGAGATGCGCTCGCCGCGCTCAGCCTCGGTTTCCCACTGCAGGGGGTCGCGGTGCAACCGCTCGCGCTCCTGCGACGCGGCGGACGTTTCGGTCGGGCCAGCGCCGTCGAGACGGGTGCCGCGCTCGCGGGTTTCGCGGTAGCGATCGGAACGGCCCTGGCCGGTTTCGGCCTCTGGGCACTCGTCGCCGGCCACGTGACGACGGCCGCGACCACCGCGTGTGGCGCATTCGCCGCCAACCCGTGGCGACCGAGCCGCCCGGCCTTCGACATTGCGCCGGTGAACGCGCTCCGCTTCGGCGCGGAGCTGACCGGCGCGAGCTTCGTGAACTTCCTGGCGCGCAACCTCGACGATGTCCTGATCGGACGCGTCTTCGGTGCCGCTTCCCTCGGCTTCTACGGCCGCGCCTACGCCCTGCTCCTGCTCCCGCTGTCCCAGCTCGTGGCGCCCCTCGCCCAGGTCGCGATCCCGACGTTGGCGCGTCTTCGCGACGACCCCGAGCGCTTCGAACGGGTCTACCTGCGCTTCGTCCAGGCCATCGCTTACCTCTGCATGCCGGGTTGTGCCCTGCTGGTGGTGTGTGCGGAAGACGTCGTGGCGCTCGCACTCGGGCCCGGCTGGGAAGCGACGGCTCCTCTGTTGCGCTGGTTGGCGCTGGCGGGTTTCTGGCAGCCGATTGCGAGCACCGCTTCCTGGTTGCACCTCGCGTACGGCCGAAGCAGCCGCCTTCTGGGCTGGTCGGTGCGCGGCGGTAGCCTCGTGATCGCTTCGATCGTGCTTGGCTTGCCCTTTGGACCCCGCGGCATCGCCGCGAGCTACGCGATCGCCGTGTGGGCCCTGGTGGGGCCCCAGCTGCGAGCGGCCATCGCCGACACGCCCGTCGGAGCAGAGCGATTGCGATCGGTCGTGCTGCGGCCCGCGTTGCTCGCGCTCGCGGTGGCGCTCGCGGCGGCGGTAGCGCGCCAAGCGGTTCCTCTCCCGCCCAGCGTGGCGACCGCGGCGGCGGGTGCGGCGGCTGCGCTCGTGACGGGAGTGGTCCTGGTCTGGGCGTGGCCCGCGGGCCGGCGCGACGCCGCCTCGCTGTGGGCGAGCGCGCAGCTCCTCCGCCGTACTTCTTGA
- a CDS encoding amidohydrolase family protein: protein MSIDYLAFDCDNHYYEAQDAFTRHVPAQMQPRCVQWADINGRKHHIVGGQLARAVVNPTWDPIAKPGAMYEYFRGNPHGRNPLEMLRDREPLPAEYMDRDARVSVIERQGLEGVWLFPTLGVLYEELLKHDIEAVKALVLGFNRWIEDDWGCNYKGKIFTAPYVTLADVDFACSELDWALAQGARVVVMRPAPAWTSDGPRSPADEMFDPFWARAAEAGITVVVHAGDSGYSTHGYTRDGFASGFSGNNYKPSVKSFLIERAAYDFLITLCYEKLFERFPNLRIASVENGSEFLPDLFRKLEQSKNRMPGYYAEDPAELFKRNVWINPFWEDDVNEVVEMMGANRVIFGSDWPHIEGMPQPLDYLLDVEHFDAGIQQKILRDNTLELNTLRPA, encoded by the coding sequence GTGTCCATCGACTATCTCGCTTTCGACTGCGACAACCACTACTACGAGGCGCAGGACGCCTTTACACGCCACGTCCCGGCCCAGATGCAGCCCCGCTGTGTGCAATGGGCCGACATCAACGGTCGCAAGCACCACATCGTGGGCGGTCAGCTGGCCCGCGCCGTCGTGAACCCGACCTGGGATCCGATCGCGAAGCCCGGCGCGATGTACGAGTACTTCCGCGGCAATCCGCATGGCCGCAACCCGCTGGAAATGCTGCGCGACCGCGAGCCGCTGCCGGCCGAGTACATGGACCGCGACGCCCGCGTCTCGGTGATCGAACGCCAGGGCCTCGAGGGGGTCTGGCTGTTCCCGACCCTGGGCGTTCTCTACGAAGAGCTCCTGAAGCACGACATCGAGGCCGTGAAGGCCCTGGTCCTGGGCTTCAATCGTTGGATCGAGGACGACTGGGGCTGCAACTACAAGGGCAAGATCTTCACCGCGCCCTATGTGACGCTCGCTGATGTCGACTTCGCCTGCAGCGAACTCGACTGGGCCCTCGCCCAGGGGGCACGCGTCGTGGTGATGCGGCCCGCTCCGGCCTGGACCTCCGATGGGCCCCGATCGCCCGCCGACGAGATGTTCGACCCCTTCTGGGCCCGCGCGGCCGAGGCCGGCATCACCGTCGTCGTGCATGCCGGCGACTCGGGCTACTCGACCCACGGATACACGCGAGACGGCTTCGCTTCCGGCTTCAGTGGCAACAACTACAAGCCCTCGGTGAAGTCCTTCCTGATCGAACGCGCCGCCTACGATTTCCTGATCACGCTCTGCTACGAGAAGCTCTTCGAGCGCTTCCCGAACCTCCGCATCGCATCGGTCGAGAACGGTTCCGAGTTCCTGCCCGACCTGTTCCGGAAGCTCGAGCAGTCGAAGAATCGCATGCCCGGCTACTACGCCGAGGATCCCGCCGAGCTCTTCAAGCGCAACGTGTGGATCAACCCGTTCTGGGAAGACGACGTGAACGAGGTCGTCGAGATGATGGGCGCCAATCGGGTGATCTTCGGATCGGACTGGCCCCACATCGAGGGAATGCCCCAGCCGCTCGACTACCTGCTGGACGTCGAGCACTTCGACGCCGGGATCCAGCAGAAGATCCTGCGCGACAACACACTTGAGTTGAACACGCTGCGTCCCGCTTGA
- the lysM gene encoding peptidoglycan-binding protein LysM, with protein sequence MGLIDFVKSAGENLLQRVSGGPEVNADGIVQAIQSHGLQVQNLQVGVQEDVATVAGTTETQTDKEKVVLVVGNTQGVARVNDELQVEPPKPETPPQPPSTYYEVVSGDSLSKIAKAHYGDAMKYPVIFEANKPMLTDPDKIYPGQVLRIPPL encoded by the coding sequence GTGGGCCTCATCGATTTCGTGAAGAGCGCGGGAGAGAACCTCCTCCAGCGCGTTTCCGGTGGACCCGAAGTCAACGCCGACGGCATCGTCCAGGCGATCCAGTCCCACGGCCTCCAGGTGCAGAACCTGCAGGTAGGCGTCCAGGAAGACGTGGCCACCGTCGCGGGCACCACGGAGACCCAGACCGACAAGGAAAAGGTCGTGCTCGTCGTGGGCAACACCCAGGGCGTGGCCAGGGTGAACGACGAACTCCAGGTCGAGCCGCCGAAGCCCGAGACGCCGCCGCAGCCGCCGTCGACCTACTACGAAGTCGTGTCGGGCGACTCGTTGTCGAAGATCGCGAAGGCGCACTACGGGGATGCGATGAAGTACCCGGTGATCTTCGAAGCCAACAAGCCGATGCTGACCGATCCCGACAAGATCTACCCGGGTCAGGTGCTGCGGATCCCGCCGCTCTAG
- a CDS encoding DUF4332 domain-containing protein, with protein sequence MANSKIEEIEGIGPAYAEKLAAAGIKDTDGLLEKCCDKKGRKATAETTGVSESQLLKWANMADLFRIKGVGSEYAELLECSGVDTVKELATRNAANLAAKMAEVNEEKNLTRRVPNEAAATDWVEQAKGLPAKITH encoded by the coding sequence ATGGCGAATAGCAAGATCGAAGAAATCGAAGGCATCGGACCGGCCTACGCCGAGAAGCTCGCCGCCGCGGGCATCAAGGACACGGACGGGCTGCTCGAGAAGTGCTGCGACAAGAAGGGCCGCAAGGCCACCGCGGAGACCACCGGCGTGTCCGAGTCGCAGCTCTTGAAGTGGGCGAACATGGCCGACCTGTTCCGCATCAAGGGTGTCGGGTCGGAGTACGCCGAACTCCTCGAGTGCTCGGGCGTCGATACGGTCAAGGAGTTGGCGACGCGCAACGCCGCCAACCTGGCCGCGAAGATGGCCGAAGTGAACGAGGAGAAGAACCTCACCCGTCGCGTCCCCAACGAGGCTGCGGCGACGGACTGGGTGGAGCAGGCAAAAGGCCTGCCCGCGAAGATCACCCACTAG